The following proteins are co-located in the Leptospira weilii genome:
- a CDS encoding SDH family Clp fold serine proteinase: protein MKKKIEEKSLEEDYEKKASELWSRIVKSFALAYGSKFSPNDEANKCGALISEYLNAVFRKYKHLDGYNVFIHYDRDGIDKSCSDSIYKSIKSYNTDKPLLYILYSKAGELEAAYLIGNLLRKHCPYNSIVFAIPRVAKSAGTLLCCIADEIHMGSLSELSPIMPKFRNESTSDLKNSLIYLAELVSEQPKSSELFAKYLSLSIDPSKIYISQQVDKSTLRRVEGLLKTRLYGGNNQTASALMNAYDDYGPMIDSKEAIEIFGHNIVKLDTEEYKFSNEIYLILNTFSYWGELFEYEFSFIGSLNSVAKFE, encoded by the coding sequence ATGAAAAAGAAAATTGAAGAAAAGTCATTGGAAGAGGATTACGAGAAGAAGGCATCGGAATTATGGTCAAGAATCGTCAAATCTTTTGCGTTGGCATATGGAAGTAAGTTTTCACCAAATGATGAAGCTAATAAATGCGGTGCTCTTATTTCAGAGTATCTAAATGCGGTCTTCAGAAAATACAAACATTTAGATGGTTATAATGTTTTTATTCATTATGATCGGGATGGCATTGATAAAAGCTGCTCAGATTCGATATATAAATCAATAAAGTCATATAATACTGACAAGCCGTTGCTATATATTTTATATTCTAAAGCAGGCGAATTAGAAGCGGCGTATCTGATCGGAAATTTGTTAAGAAAGCACTGTCCATATAATTCAATAGTTTTTGCTATACCAAGAGTTGCTAAGTCGGCCGGAACTCTACTTTGTTGTATAGCTGATGAGATCCATATGGGTAGCTTAAGTGAATTAAGCCCTATTATGCCTAAATTTAGAAATGAATCGACTTCAGATTTAAAGAATTCTTTAATATATCTAGCTGAATTAGTAAGTGAGCAACCAAAATCCTCAGAATTGTTTGCTAAATATTTAAGTCTATCTATTGATCCAAGTAAGATTTATATTTCACAGCAAGTTGATAAATCAACTTTGCGGCGAGTTGAAGGTTTATTAAAAACTCGTCTTTATGGTGGAAATAATCAAACCGCGAGCGCTTTAATGAACGCCTATGATGATTATGGTCCGATGATTGATTCAAAGGAGGCTATAGAAATATTTGGTCATAATATTGTAAAATTGGATACTGAGGAATATAAGTTTTCAAATGAGATTTATTTAATATTAAATACTTTTTCATACTGGGGTGAATTATTTGAATATGAATTCTCGTTCATTGGATCTCTTAATTCAGTAGCAAAATTTGAATAG
- a CDS encoding HNH endonuclease — protein MNIYQRIVGELSQRPILDDSLYFSIFLGSDRLGNLVFDTVTNWSGYQIIEGKEVELRKPRPINPEAFVQYYNGTAAIVNNRDDLRLYFLIGGRSIMLSTLYSEKFGSSDTFVYRNNGRFHGFNVIDNIEVAVKRHPTPKLRMKILNRDNRRCRICGRSPNQYIDLELHVHHILPWAFGGLTVEDNMITLCKVCHDGLEPHYDDSLYDLIEMNINKDEMIAMYRFHIASSMTK, from the coding sequence ATGAATATTTATCAGAGAATAGTAGGTGAATTGAGTCAGAGACCGATTTTGGATGATAGCTTATATTTTAGCATATTTCTGGGATCTGATCGATTGGGTAACTTGGTCTTTGATACGGTAACGAATTGGTCCGGTTATCAGATAATTGAAGGTAAAGAGGTCGAACTTCGTAAACCTAGACCTATAAATCCAGAAGCTTTTGTTCAATACTATAATGGAACCGCGGCAATTGTAAACAATCGAGACGATTTAAGATTGTATTTTCTTATCGGAGGACGGTCCATTATGCTTTCAACTTTATACTCCGAAAAATTTGGTTCTTCAGACACTTTTGTTTATCGAAATAATGGTCGTTTTCATGGTTTTAATGTAATAGATAATATAGAAGTAGCAGTAAAACGTCATCCCACGCCAAAATTAAGAATGAAGATCTTAAATCGAGATAACCGACGATGTCGAATTTGCGGAAGATCGCCGAACCAATACATCGATCTTGAATTACATGTTCATCATATTCTTCCATGGGCATTTGGAGGATTAACGGTTGAGGATAATATGATTACGCTTTGCAAAGTTTGTCATGATGGCTTAGAGCCACACTATGATGATTCGCTATATGATCTAATTGAAATGAATATCAATAAGGATGAGATGATTGCAATGTATAGATTTCACATTGCCTCCTCTATGACAAAATAA
- a CDS encoding tetratricopeptide repeat protein: MKMKNILSSILLSLVFSASIYSQSTDENNSYQQIKDFIDSNRVVEAQSLLDEWIKINPNDVTLQLYQTEVWIKVADQKYKERKFKTAFSYYEKAFSNWPNNPSLRARYMELKDKKLVDHVSSSPILKTRYSGFGSQSSEIGSLNIPFQEMNESLKQIRDEIHNLQEKSYHFYLTLALISFSILLQCFILLKLGFRR, translated from the coding sequence ATGAAGATGAAAAATATTCTAAGTTCAATCTTACTTTCTCTTGTATTCTCTGCTTCTATCTATTCGCAAAGCACAGATGAGAATAATTCTTACCAACAGATCAAAGACTTTATCGATTCTAATCGTGTTGTCGAAGCGCAATCCCTTCTGGATGAGTGGATAAAAATCAATCCAAATGATGTTACACTCCAACTCTATCAAACTGAAGTGTGGATTAAAGTAGCTGATCAGAAATACAAGGAACGCAAGTTCAAAACTGCTTTCTCATACTACGAAAAGGCATTCTCCAATTGGCCGAACAACCCCTCACTTCGAGCCAGATACATGGAGTTAAAAGACAAGAAACTCGTAGATCATGTCTCATCCTCACCAATTCTTAAAACTCGATATTCTGGATTTGGCTCTCAATCTAGCGAGATCGGTAGCTTAAATATTCCGTTTCAAGAAATGAATGAATCTTTAAAACAGATACGAGATGAAATTCATAATTTACAAGAGAAGTCATATCATTTCTATCTAACGTTAGCTTTGATTTCTTTTTCTATACTGCTACAGTGCTTTATTTTATTGAAGTTGGGATTTCGTCGCTAA
- a CDS encoding kelch repeat-containing protein has translation MKYTVTLLLLFFSINCGQSPLIDGSNLDTHKLDGFPLAIPGATSATFIFKCKAESSAAVAYGRGSIEGIMPSITNSKDHIVVINNLETQTNYFYSAFCGDLQSPPNPLLLTFQTLVSDQPQKTRGIWIIGGLGAGIAPIAQVDLYDPVTNQWVPSITSVPTPRAYSNIVSHQNKIYVMGGLVKSGVTFTAVNTVNEYDPFNNVWKTMASMPDTHQGGIAFSSGNDIYIISGTTSTDMTTGTLANTVYKFTPSLGTNGTWLKYVSNSAIFQRVDMPGCAIHDTLFFSGGRRNTDGLPFNTSDAYIPSGNTTTSLVEATISQAKYGAAMACYRPNPKDAYPADPAAILIAGGSTTADVFQPPTSVTSANTFDYSLATTSNYTAGGILPTALYYPAMEVSYELRRAFLFGGANLTNVPQDKVYSMDLGNPTTTPWRTETITLPVARYGHKAVILSR, from the coding sequence ATGAAATATACTGTTACTCTCTTACTATTATTTTTCTCAATTAATTGCGGACAATCTCCCCTGATCGATGGCTCAAATCTTGATACACATAAACTCGACGGCTTTCCTCTTGCAATTCCAGGAGCCACAAGCGCGACTTTCATATTTAAGTGTAAAGCAGAGTCGTCAGCCGCAGTTGCTTATGGTAGAGGTAGTATCGAAGGAATCATGCCAAGCATTACGAATTCGAAGGACCATATCGTAGTAATCAATAACCTTGAAACACAGACAAACTACTTCTATTCAGCTTTTTGTGGAGACTTACAATCTCCTCCTAACCCATTACTGCTTACTTTTCAAACTCTCGTAAGTGACCAACCACAGAAGACCCGAGGTATTTGGATCATTGGTGGTCTTGGAGCTGGAATTGCTCCGATCGCACAAGTAGATTTGTATGATCCAGTAACGAACCAGTGGGTTCCATCAATCACAAGTGTCCCTACTCCAAGAGCGTATTCCAATATTGTTTCTCATCAAAATAAAATCTATGTTATGGGTGGCTTGGTTAAATCAGGAGTTACGTTCACAGCGGTTAATACTGTCAATGAATACGATCCATTCAATAATGTCTGGAAAACAATGGCTTCAATGCCCGACACTCATCAAGGCGGAATCGCGTTCTCATCTGGGAATGATATTTATATTATTTCAGGAACAACTTCCACAGACATGACAACAGGAACACTCGCAAACACAGTTTACAAGTTCACTCCCTCTTTAGGAACGAATGGGACTTGGTTGAAGTATGTTTCCAACAGCGCAATTTTCCAAAGAGTGGATATGCCGGGTTGTGCGATTCACGATACTTTGTTTTTCTCTGGTGGAAGACGAAACACAGATGGCCTTCCGTTTAACACTTCGGATGCCTATATTCCAAGCGGGAATACAACTACATCCCTTGTTGAAGCGACAATCAGCCAGGCAAAATATGGAGCCGCGATGGCTTGTTATCGCCCGAATCCAAAGGATGCCTACCCTGCTGATCCTGCCGCTATCTTAATTGCTGGAGGATCAACAACAGCCGATGTGTTCCAGCCTCCAACTTCTGTTACATCCGCAAATACCTTTGATTATAGCTTAGCTACAACTTCCAACTATACTGCCGGAGGGATTCTACCAACTGCACTCTATTATCCAGCTATGGAAGTCTCCTACGAACTCAGGAGAGCGTTTCTTTTTGGTGGAGCAAATCTCACGAATGTTCCTCAAGATAAAGTTTACTCTATGGATTTAGGAAACCCGACCACTACTCCGTGGAGAACAGAGACAATTACCCTGCCCGTAGCTCGATATGGTCACAAAGCAGTGATTCTAAGTAGATGA
- a CDS encoding SBBP repeat-containing protein, translating to MNKIKTIISKLLLVLITIGAFSNCKNEKKGPSDLELLSILQLLSGFSLPGPKPEWTRILGATSGGVQVKSITSDPNSNVYVTGQAGGNVDGQNITGVYDLFVSKYNSSGSKQWTRLMGIAGDQTIAYGIASDSLGNVYTVGETNGALDGEAFFGTPDFADRNFFVVKFDSNGNKQWTRLLGVTGYTSASSVTTDTTGNIYVTGTSISGLDGQTFSGGGAGYFIVKYNSSGAKQWTKLFAGPKPTGITCDLNGKIYLTGLTSNMTSMDGVVVNGTNDAFLIQFDANGNKTWTKLTGATGKDTRSNGISTDSSGNIYLTGSTNGSIDNQVKSGGVLDLLIIKFDSSGNRVWTRQVGFTGNIFAVSNKTSTGMGVKVGRDQELYVTGFTNGNLDNQTHSDPTSDRKNLFLTKYDFNGNKIWTSIAGQKGYISESYSITTDPQGHPYLTGYTNGPLNGEPLAGSGSNLFVIKYQ from the coding sequence ATGAACAAAATCAAAACAATAATCAGTAAGTTATTATTAGTTCTGATTACGATTGGAGCATTTTCCAATTGTAAGAACGAAAAAAAAGGTCCGAGCGATCTTGAATTGCTATCCATCTTACAATTATTATCTGGTTTCAGTTTACCGGGACCAAAACCGGAATGGACTCGAATATTAGGAGCCACTTCAGGAGGAGTTCAAGTTAAGTCGATTACTTCAGATCCTAATAGCAATGTCTATGTAACGGGGCAAGCAGGTGGTAACGTTGATGGCCAAAATATTACAGGCGTTTACGATCTTTTTGTTTCAAAATACAATTCTTCAGGCTCCAAGCAATGGACTCGATTGATGGGAATCGCCGGAGATCAAACAATAGCCTACGGAATCGCATCTGATTCTTTGGGAAATGTATACACAGTCGGAGAAACTAATGGAGCATTAGATGGAGAAGCATTCTTTGGAACTCCTGATTTTGCTGATCGTAATTTTTTCGTAGTGAAGTTTGATTCCAATGGCAATAAACAATGGACTCGATTATTAGGTGTAACTGGCTACACTAGTGCTTCATCAGTAACGACTGATACTACTGGAAATATCTATGTAACAGGCACATCAATAAGTGGTTTAGATGGACAAACTTTTTCCGGCGGTGGGGCTGGATATTTCATAGTAAAATACAACTCATCCGGAGCAAAACAATGGACAAAGTTATTTGCTGGTCCAAAGCCAACTGGTATAACTTGTGATCTTAACGGAAAAATTTATTTAACTGGCTTAACTAGTAATATGACCTCTATGGATGGAGTTGTTGTAAATGGAACAAACGATGCCTTCTTAATCCAATTTGATGCCAATGGGAATAAAACTTGGACAAAGTTAACAGGTGCTACTGGAAAGGATACACGTTCTAATGGGATTTCGACAGACTCATCTGGAAATATTTATCTCACTGGATCCACAAACGGAAGCATTGATAACCAAGTAAAATCTGGCGGTGTATTGGATTTGCTTATTATTAAATTTGATAGCAGTGGCAATCGAGTTTGGACTCGCCAGGTTGGATTTACTGGAAATATCTTTGCAGTTTCGAATAAAACCTCTACGGGTATGGGAGTCAAAGTTGGAAGAGATCAAGAACTGTATGTTACTGGTTTTACAAATGGCAATTTAGACAATCAAACTCATTCTGATCCGACAAGTGATAGAAAGAATCTGTTTCTTACCAAATACGATTTTAATGGAAACAAAATTTGGACTTCTATCGCCGGACAGAAGGGGTATATTTCTGAATCCTACTCAATCACAACAGATCCGCAAGGACATCCATATTTAACGGGCTATACCAATGGTCCTTTAAATGGGGAACCTCTTGCAGGTAGTGGATCAAATCTGTTCGTAATAAAATACCAATGA
- a CDS encoding LA_3334 family protein has translation MFNYQFFSHKSTLFTLFLFSSWFGTSAIYSAEIVLKDGSAFIGKLQEESDIRVKFLWKEKSYEIPRKDIASLDPTKNGSDTSYHYTSFQLKDGSNIKGIVAEDSDKELMIKTDLGFIHIDKNKIRSSDAPETLNPVLNPKYLNTGDKNWNHKIGFSIQALANGSPLGASNPATFGGAIYLEPAFFELLKFRPGIRLEYQVSNSNASNYSFLNQFFYFNRSFRIGDSLIWDFYTNIGIGSSTVQYSGNSQRFSGTNPATYLEFGWQGLQIRSVVFRTGIRSTCIFESNGQVCNAGIELGALLIL, from the coding sequence ATGTTCAACTACCAGTTTTTCTCTCACAAAAGCACGTTATTTACTCTGTTTCTATTTTCCTCGTGGTTTGGCACCTCAGCGATTTATTCTGCCGAAATAGTCCTCAAGGACGGCTCAGCGTTCATTGGTAAACTCCAAGAAGAATCTGATATAAGGGTAAAATTCCTTTGGAAGGAAAAGAGTTATGAAATTCCGAGGAAGGATATTGCCTCCCTTGATCCCACAAAAAACGGATCAGACACTTCCTATCACTACACCTCTTTTCAATTAAAAGATGGTAGCAACATTAAGGGAATTGTCGCGGAAGATTCAGATAAGGAATTGATGATCAAAACCGATTTGGGCTTTATCCATATAGATAAGAACAAGATCCGATCTTCAGACGCTCCCGAAACTTTGAATCCTGTTTTAAATCCCAAGTATTTGAACACAGGTGATAAAAACTGGAATCACAAAATTGGTTTTTCAATTCAAGCGTTAGCGAATGGTTCACCTCTCGGAGCCTCAAATCCAGCTACCTTCGGCGGGGCGATATATTTAGAACCTGCTTTCTTTGAATTACTTAAATTCAGACCAGGCATTCGATTAGAATATCAAGTATCTAATTCAAACGCATCGAATTACTCTTTTCTAAATCAATTTTTTTACTTCAATCGATCATTTCGAATCGGCGATAGTTTAATCTGGGATTTTTATACAAACATCGGAATTGGCTCATCGACTGTACAATATTCCGGAAATAGTCAGAGATTCTCTGGTACCAACCCAGCAACTTATTTGGAGTTTGGTTGGCAAGGTCTTCAAATCAGGTCGGTTGTGTTTCGAACTGGCATTCGTTCAACTTGTATTTTCGAATCAAACGGTCAAGTCTGCAATGCTGGTATCGAATTGGGAGCTTTATTGATCTTATGA